One Curtobacterium herbarum genomic window carries:
- a CDS encoding DeoR/GlpR family DNA-binding transcription regulator, translating to MYAPERHQRIVEQARAHGRVDVKDLAELLAVTPETIRRDLTSLERRGLVRRAHGGAIPVERITLHPGVGDRGGINQTEKMVIAEAALAELPENGSVMIDAGTSTICLAEMLPTDRGLTVVTHSLPVAMAVANRPGIDLHLLGGNIRSDSLAGVGTWTHQLIGMVSVDVAFVSINGITPERGLTTHNMAEAAVKSAMIKSARRSILLADHTKFGREEFGRVAPLAAIDTIITDPGVNLDLVREVEAAGTEVFWPGRG from the coding sequence ATGTACGCACCAGAACGCCACCAGCGCATCGTCGAACAGGCGCGCGCCCACGGCCGGGTCGACGTCAAGGACCTGGCCGAGCTGCTCGCCGTCACGCCGGAGACGATCCGCCGCGACCTGACGAGCCTCGAGCGCCGCGGGCTCGTCCGACGTGCCCACGGCGGCGCGATCCCGGTCGAACGGATCACCCTGCACCCGGGCGTCGGGGACCGCGGCGGCATCAACCAGACCGAGAAGATGGTGATCGCCGAGGCGGCCCTCGCCGAACTGCCGGAGAACGGTTCGGTGATGATCGACGCCGGCACCTCCACGATCTGCCTCGCCGAGATGCTGCCCACCGACCGTGGCCTGACCGTCGTCACGCACTCGCTGCCCGTGGCGATGGCGGTCGCGAACCGCCCGGGCATCGACCTGCACCTGCTCGGCGGCAACATCCGGAGCGACTCGCTCGCCGGGGTCGGCACCTGGACCCACCAGCTGATCGGCATGGTGAGCGTCGACGTCGCCTTCGTCAGCATCAACGGGATCACCCCGGAGCGCGGCCTGACCACGCACAACATGGCCGAGGCCGCCGTGAAGTCCGCCATGATCAAGTCCGCACGCCGGAGCATCCTGCTCGCCGACCACACCAAGTTCGGACGCGAGGAGTTCGGCCGGGTCGCACCGCTCGCCGCGATCGACACGATCATCACCGACCCCGGCGTCAACCTGGACCTGGTGCGCGAGGTCGAGGCCGCCGGCACCGAGGTCTTCTGGCCCGGACGCGGCTGA
- the ptsP gene encoding phosphoenolpyruvate--protein phosphotransferase, translating into MSDLLGTGVGRGVAHGPVLRMADPLGAPSIAPLEGSADDAKQAVHTALAAVAEELNERGRLAGGDAQAVLEAQALMAQDPTLLDDVHARIDGGTNAERAVHEAFAQFRDLLVGMGGYMGERAADLDDVAQRIVAKLRGVPAPGVPESETPFVLVARDLAPADTALLDLDKVLALVTRDGGPTSHTAILARAKGITAIVGVTGADDLAEGQHVVVDAAAGTVVTEPSDELVADVEQRIADRRAALAAPLTAGALADGHVVPLLANLGSPADAQAAVDLGAEGVGLFRTEFLFLDSPSAPTVASQQASYEQLLRAFPGKKVVVRALDAGADKPLPFLTDKDEENPALGRRGLRALRNHEQVLRDQLTALAQADAATEADLWVMAPMVADAEETEYFVDLARELGIRTAGVMAEVPSLALMAEQVLRSADFVSIGTNDLTQYTMAADRMLGTVAHYQDPWHPAVLRLVAQLGAAGADAGKAVGICGEAAADPLLAVVLVGLGATTLSMTPAALADVRAELGKHTLDEAREMARAALAASTAATARSAAAAVHAV; encoded by the coding sequence ATGTCCGATCTGCTCGGAACCGGCGTCGGCCGCGGCGTTGCCCACGGCCCCGTGCTCCGGATGGCGGACCCGCTGGGAGCGCCCTCCATCGCACCGCTCGAGGGCTCGGCCGACGACGCCAAGCAGGCCGTGCACACCGCGCTCGCCGCGGTCGCCGAGGAACTGAACGAACGCGGACGCCTCGCCGGCGGCGACGCCCAGGCCGTGCTCGAGGCGCAGGCGCTGATGGCCCAGGACCCGACCCTGCTCGACGACGTGCACGCCCGCATCGACGGCGGCACGAACGCCGAGCGCGCCGTGCACGAGGCCTTCGCCCAGTTCCGCGACCTGCTCGTCGGCATGGGCGGCTACATGGGGGAGCGCGCCGCCGACCTCGACGACGTCGCCCAGCGCATCGTCGCGAAGCTCCGCGGTGTCCCGGCCCCGGGCGTGCCCGAGTCCGAGACGCCCTTCGTCCTCGTCGCCCGCGACCTCGCGCCGGCCGACACCGCCCTGCTCGACCTCGACAAGGTCCTGGCGCTCGTCACCCGTGACGGCGGACCGACCTCGCACACCGCGATCCTGGCCCGCGCCAAGGGCATCACCGCCATCGTCGGCGTCACCGGTGCCGACGACCTCGCCGAGGGTCAGCACGTGGTCGTCGACGCCGCTGCGGGCACGGTGGTCACCGAGCCGAGCGACGAACTCGTCGCCGACGTCGAGCAGCGCATCGCCGACCGCCGTGCCGCCCTGGCCGCACCGCTCACCGCCGGTGCCCTCGCCGACGGACACGTCGTGCCGCTCCTGGCGAACCTCGGCAGCCCCGCCGACGCCCAGGCCGCCGTCGACCTCGGCGCTGAGGGTGTCGGCCTGTTCCGCACCGAGTTCCTGTTCCTCGACTCGCCCAGCGCCCCCACCGTGGCGTCGCAGCAGGCGTCCTACGAGCAGCTGCTCCGCGCGTTCCCCGGCAAGAAGGTCGTCGTCCGGGCGCTCGACGCCGGTGCCGACAAGCCGCTGCCGTTCCTCACCGACAAGGACGAGGAGAACCCGGCGCTCGGCCGCCGCGGGCTCCGTGCCCTCCGGAACCACGAGCAGGTCCTCCGCGACCAGCTGACGGCACTCGCCCAGGCAGACGCCGCGACCGAGGCCGACCTCTGGGTGATGGCCCCGATGGTCGCCGACGCCGAGGAGACCGAGTACTTCGTCGACCTCGCCCGCGAACTCGGGATCCGCACCGCCGGCGTCATGGCCGAGGTTCCGTCCCTGGCGCTGATGGCCGAGCAGGTCCTGCGCTCCGCCGACTTCGTGTCGATCGGCACGAACGACCTGACCCAGTACACGATGGCCGCCGACCGCATGCTCGGCACCGTCGCGCACTACCAGGACCCCTGGCACCCCGCCGTCCTCCGACTCGTCGCCCAGCTCGGTGCGGCCGGAGCGGACGCCGGCAAGGCGGTCGGCATCTGCGGTGAGGCCGCGGCCGACCCGCTGCTCGCCGTCGTCCTCGTCGGCCTCGGCGCCACCACCCTCTCGATGACCCCCGCGGCCCTCGCCGACGTGCGTGCCGAACTCGGCAAGCACACCCTCGACGAAGCCCGCGAGATGGCCCGGGCGGCACTCGCCGCGAGCACGGCAGCGACCGCCCGGTCCGCTGCCGCCGCGGTGCACGCCGTCTGA
- a CDS encoding PTS mannitol transporter subunit IICB encodes MTTSSVAAPDTRDQSRGGARVAVQKFGTFLSGMVMPNIAIFIAWGIITAFFIETGWTPVGVLGGFGETAGVANPGLVGPILTYLIPLAIAIQGGRMVYETRGAVVGSIMTMGVIVGASGTTMILGAMICGPLGAYLIKQIDKIWDGKIKPGFEMLVNNYAAGILGFALAMVGFFWLAPLFKLIAEGLGDAVNFLVQHSLLPLASVIIEPAKVFFLNNAINHGVLDQLGAQQVQESGKSILFLLEANPGPGLGILLAFTFFGVGIARSTAPGAIIIQFLGGIHEIYFPYVLQKPILFIAVILGGATGVATNVAFHSGLVAPASPGSIFAVLGATAKDSFVGVILSVVLSAAVSFAVASFFLIATRKRDLASGTGGDMSAAMAKLQQNKGRDVNSATSGLLGNNSPANEEEAEASLGGVGSASTATATRVENVVFACDAGMGSSAMGASVLRNKIKKAGIEGVTVANKAIANLSGDEDLIITQEELTDRAKQKNPNAQHVSVGNFMNAPQYDQVVDQLKNQ; translated from the coding sequence ATGACAACGTCGTCCGTTGCAGCGCCAGACACCCGCGACCAGTCGCGGGGTGGCGCTCGCGTCGCCGTCCAGAAGTTCGGCACGTTCCTGTCCGGCATGGTCATGCCCAACATCGCGATCTTCATCGCGTGGGGCATCATCACGGCCTTCTTCATCGAGACCGGCTGGACCCCGGTCGGCGTCCTCGGCGGCTTCGGTGAGACCGCCGGCGTGGCCAACCCCGGGCTCGTCGGCCCGATCCTGACCTACCTCATCCCGCTCGCGATCGCGATCCAGGGTGGCCGGATGGTCTACGAGACCCGCGGCGCCGTCGTCGGGTCGATCATGACCATGGGCGTCATCGTCGGGGCCAGCGGCACCACGATGATCCTCGGCGCGATGATCTGTGGTCCGCTCGGTGCGTACCTCATCAAGCAGATCGACAAGATCTGGGACGGCAAGATCAAGCCCGGCTTCGAGATGCTCGTGAACAACTACGCGGCCGGCATCCTCGGCTTCGCACTGGCGATGGTCGGGTTCTTCTGGCTCGCGCCGCTGTTCAAGCTCATCGCCGAGGGCCTCGGCGACGCCGTGAACTTCCTCGTGCAGCACTCGCTGCTGCCGCTCGCCAGCGTCATCATCGAGCCGGCGAAGGTGTTCTTCCTGAACAACGCGATCAACCACGGCGTGCTCGACCAGCTCGGTGCGCAGCAGGTCCAGGAGTCCGGCAAGTCGATCCTGTTCCTCCTCGAGGCGAACCCCGGCCCCGGTCTCGGCATCCTGCTCGCCTTCACCTTCTTCGGTGTCGGCATCGCCCGCTCGACCGCTCCCGGCGCGATCATCATCCAGTTCCTCGGCGGCATCCACGAGATCTACTTCCCGTACGTGCTGCAGAAGCCGATCCTCTTCATCGCGGTCATCCTCGGTGGTGCGACCGGTGTCGCGACCAACGTCGCCTTCCACTCCGGACTCGTCGCCCCGGCCTCCCCGGGCTCGATCTTCGCGGTGCTCGGTGCGACGGCGAAGGACAGCTTCGTCGGCGTCATCCTCTCGGTGGTCCTGTCGGCGGCCGTCTCCTTCGCGGTGGCGTCGTTCTTCCTCATCGCGACCCGCAAGCGTGACCTGGCCTCCGGCACCGGCGGCGACATGAGCGCCGCGATGGCGAAGCTCCAGCAGAACAAGGGCCGCGACGTGAACTCCGCGACCTCGGGCCTGCTCGGCAACAACTCCCCGGCGAACGAGGAAGAGGCCGAGGCCTCCCTCGGGGGCGTCGGTTCCGCCAGCACCGCCACGGCGACGCGCGTCGAGAACGTCGTCTTCGCCTGCGACGCCGGCATGGGCTCGAGCGCCATGGGTGCGAGTGTCCTGCGGAACAAGATCAAGAAGGCTGGTATCGAGGGTGTCACGGTCGCCAACAAGGCGATCGCGAACCTCTCGGGTGACGAGGACCTCATCATCACCCAGGAGGAGCTCACGGACCGTGCGAAGCAGAAGAACCCGAACGCGCAGCACGTGTCGGTCGGCAACTTCATGAACGCTCCGCAGTACGACCAGGTCGTCGACCAGCTGAAGAACCAGTAA
- a CDS encoding PTS sugar transporter subunit IIA, translated as MPVLQESQIRIHTEDAAPTKSEAMKEAAAILQEVGAVTADYYPAMLEREKSVSTYMGNSLAIPHGTNDAKDAIKASALSFVRYATPIDWDGNDVRFVVGIAGVNNEHLDILSKIAIVFSDEDQVQALTDAPDVAAILAILGEVNE; from the coding sequence ATGCCCGTCCTGCAGGAGAGCCAGATCCGCATCCACACCGAGGACGCTGCGCCGACCAAGTCGGAGGCGATGAAGGAGGCGGCTGCGATCCTCCAGGAGGTCGGCGCGGTCACCGCGGACTACTACCCCGCCATGCTCGAGCGCGAGAAGAGCGTCTCGACGTACATGGGCAACTCCCTGGCGATCCCGCACGGCACGAACGACGCGAAGGACGCCATCAAGGCCTCCGCGCTGTCCTTCGTCCGCTACGCCACCCCGATCGACTGGGACGGCAACGACGTCCGCTTCGTCGTCGGCATCGCGGGCGTCAACAACGAGCACCTCGACATCCTCAGCAAGATCGCGATCGTGTTCTCGGACGAGGACCAGGTCCAGGCGCTGACCGACGCCCCCGACGTGGCCGCGATCCTCGCGATCCTCGGTGAGGTCAACGAGTGA
- a CDS encoding mannitol-1-phosphate 5-dehydrogenase → MSTAVHFGAGNIGRGFVGLLLHQAGYEVVFADVAAPLIDALAAADSYTVHEVGTGAQDHVVTGFRAVNSAQDEAGVIAEIATADIVTCAVGPTVLKFIAPVIAKGLQQRSADAAPLAVMACENAINATDRLREFIVDALPEDGREDVLAKAVFANTAVDRIVPAQAPGGGLDVTVETYFEWAIDRTPFHGAEPELPGAHYVDGLAASIERKLFTVNTGHATVAYHGFLAGADKISDAVAMPAVRSALEAVLAETSDLLVRRHELDPEVHRAYVEAIIGRFENPHLPDTVTRVGRQPLRKLSRDERFVSPAAALAESGTEPTALLDAMGAALRFDVADDEQSVELQTLLRSDRSDADIASEITGLGGEHPLHASFTGRVGAARA, encoded by the coding sequence GTGAGCACCGCCGTCCACTTCGGTGCGGGCAACATCGGCCGCGGCTTCGTCGGCCTGCTGCTCCACCAGGCCGGGTACGAGGTCGTCTTCGCCGACGTCGCCGCCCCGCTGATCGACGCCCTGGCCGCCGCCGACTCGTACACCGTGCACGAGGTCGGCACGGGCGCCCAGGACCACGTCGTCACCGGCTTCCGCGCCGTGAACAGCGCGCAGGACGAGGCCGGTGTCATCGCCGAGATCGCCACCGCCGACATCGTCACCTGCGCCGTCGGCCCGACCGTCCTGAAGTTCATCGCCCCCGTCATCGCGAAGGGGCTGCAGCAGCGCTCCGCCGACGCCGCCCCGCTCGCCGTGATGGCCTGCGAGAACGCGATCAACGCCACCGACCGCCTGCGCGAGTTCATCGTCGACGCGCTGCCGGAGGACGGGCGCGAGGACGTCCTGGCAAAGGCCGTCTTCGCGAACACCGCCGTCGACCGCATCGTGCCGGCGCAGGCACCGGGCGGTGGCCTGGACGTCACCGTCGAGACCTACTTCGAGTGGGCCATCGACCGCACCCCGTTCCACGGCGCCGAGCCGGAGCTGCCGGGTGCGCACTACGTCGACGGGCTCGCCGCGTCGATCGAGCGGAAGCTCTTCACGGTGAACACCGGGCACGCCACCGTCGCGTACCACGGGTTCCTCGCCGGTGCGGACAAGATATCCGACGCCGTCGCGATGCCTGCCGTCCGCTCCGCGCTCGAGGCCGTGCTCGCCGAGACGAGCGACCTGCTCGTCCGTCGCCACGAGCTCGACCCCGAGGTGCACCGCGCCTACGTCGAGGCCATCATCGGCCGCTTCGAGAACCCGCACCTGCCGGACACGGTCACCCGCGTCGGCCGCCAGCCGCTGCGGAAGCTCTCGCGCGACGAGCGCTTCGTCTCGCCGGCCGCCGCGCTGGCCGAGAGCGGCACCGAGCCGACCGCGCTCCTCGACGCGATGGGCGCCGCACTGCGGTTCGACGTCGCGGACGACGAGCAGAGCGTCGAGCTGCAGACGCTGCTGCGCTCGGACCGCTCGGACGCCGACATCGCGTCCGAGATCACCGGTCTCGGTGGCGAGCAC